Proteins co-encoded in one Nitratireductor kimnyeongensis genomic window:
- a CDS encoding creatininase family protein, which produces MSTTKKHLLEDMTFLEFQERMGEDPVILIPLGSQEIQGPMVPMGDFMLTREIASRVAEKSGAIAAPTMPFGYAEYFRSVPGGIALSADAFRATLRDMLDNFLDHGLTKLVIVNGHSGNAPLIDQVIRAVRREHDVLVPCINLWRSIPDPLWQEVHGEFGKKAFAHGGDPITSVYLHLFPDLTRMDAVKIDAQFGKMIDLPTAGLAAVRFQGTEIGLPINVDDHCSNGIAGGDASRSSADKGARFVDHLVTFCSDFVEHMRSVSSSTKAKSKGEFAA; this is translated from the coding sequence ATGAGTACCACGAAGAAGCACCTCCTGGAGGACATGACCTTTCTGGAATTCCAGGAGCGGATGGGTGAGGATCCGGTGATCCTCATCCCCCTTGGTTCGCAGGAAATCCAGGGGCCGATGGTGCCGATGGGCGACTTCATGCTGACCCGTGAAATCGCCAGCCGCGTGGCAGAGAAAAGTGGAGCCATTGCGGCACCCACCATGCCCTTTGGCTATGCGGAATATTTCCGCTCGGTGCCGGGAGGAATTGCGCTTTCGGCCGATGCGTTCCGCGCCACGCTACGCGACATGCTCGACAATTTTCTCGACCATGGGCTCACGAAGCTTGTGATCGTCAACGGCCACAGTGGCAATGCACCGCTGATCGATCAGGTCATACGCGCGGTCCGCCGCGAGCATGATGTACTGGTCCCCTGTATCAATCTATGGCGTTCCATTCCCGATCCACTCTGGCAAGAGGTCCATGGCGAATTCGGCAAGAAGGCGTTTGCGCATGGGGGCGATCCGATTACCTCGGTCTATCTGCACCTCTTCCCGGATCTCACCCGCATGGATGCCGTGAAAATCGATGCCCAGTTCGGAAAGATGATCGACCTGCCCACCGCCGGACTTGCCGCGGTGCGCTTTCAAGGTACGGAGATTGGTCTCCCGATTAATGTGGACGATCACTGCTCCAACGGGATTGCCGGAGGTGACGCCTCACGGTCTTCGGCCGACAAGGGCGCCCGTTTCGTCGATCACCTCGTGACGTTTTGCTCCGACTTCGTCGAGCACATGCGGTCCGTTTCTTCATCCACAAAAGCGAAATCAAAAGGGGAGTTTGCAGCATGA
- a CDS encoding TRAP transporter large permease produces the protein MLTISIIGLLLVLLFMGLPLVFSIGISSMVYFFFADINLALLTQRMTASINSFLILAIPFFFLAGELMNACKLTDRIIAMAKAIVGHIHGGLAQVNIFASLIFSGMSGSPTADTTALGSVLIPAMKKEGYPAPFSAAVTVASSMVGPMIPPSVALVIYGTLANVSIGRLLLAGILPGFVIIGTQMLFTYFYARKREFPRYERATLPELAAAIKGGGPAILFPVIIVAGILFGIFSPTEAAAVAVLYGLLLSLFYRNVKAADIWGAIQNTALGTARILSIIAVASAFSWIMVREQVPLAIADGISTISENPVIALFVIVAMLLGVGLLMVASSAEIVLTPILVPVILQFGIDPVHFGVLMVFSLIIGGATPPVGVLMFIAQDIAKISHGQMVKAMLPFYIPLFTAVVLLVLFPQISLFIPNLVFGN, from the coding sequence ATGCTGACCATCTCGATTATCGGACTTCTCCTCGTCCTCCTGTTCATGGGGCTGCCGCTGGTGTTTTCCATCGGCATATCCTCCATGGTGTATTTCTTCTTTGCCGACATCAATCTGGCGCTTCTGACCCAGCGCATGACGGCCTCTATCAATTCCTTCCTCATTCTGGCGATCCCTTTCTTCTTTCTCGCCGGGGAACTGATGAATGCCTGCAAGCTGACCGACCGTATCATTGCCATGGCGAAGGCAATTGTCGGCCACATCCATGGCGGTCTTGCCCAGGTAAACATCTTTGCCAGCCTGATCTTTTCGGGAATGTCAGGTTCGCCCACCGCCGACACGACTGCGCTCGGCTCCGTGCTGATCCCCGCCATGAAGAAGGAAGGTTATCCCGCGCCGTTCTCCGCCGCGGTTACCGTAGCCTCCTCCATGGTGGGGCCAATGATCCCGCCGAGCGTCGCGCTCGTGATCTACGGTACGCTTGCCAACGTCTCGATCGGTCGCCTGCTTCTGGCGGGCATTCTGCCGGGCTTTGTGATCATCGGCACACAAATGCTGTTCACGTATTTTTATGCGCGCAAACGGGAATTCCCCCGCTATGAGCGCGCGACACTGCCGGAGCTTGCGGCCGCCATCAAGGGCGGCGGGCCGGCGATTCTCTTCCCGGTCATCATCGTGGCAGGCATACTGTTCGGCATATTCTCGCCCACCGAGGCGGCAGCCGTTGCGGTGCTTTATGGCCTGCTTCTCAGCCTATTCTACCGCAATGTGAAGGCCGCCGACATCTGGGGCGCGATCCAGAACACGGCGCTCGGAACGGCACGCATTCTTTCCATCATTGCGGTGGCGTCGGCCTTTTCGTGGATCATGGTGCGTGAGCAGGTGCCGCTGGCCATCGCCGATGGCATCTCCACCATCTCGGAGAATCCGGTGATCGCGCTCTTCGTGATCGTTGCCATGCTTCTCGGCGTCGGGCTTCTCATGGTCGCCTCCTCCGCCGAGATCGTTCTAACACCGATCCTCGTTCCGGTGATCCTTCAATTCGGCATCGATCCGGTGCATTTCGGCGTGTTGATGGTGTTCAGCCTGATCATCGGCGGCGCAACACCGCCTGTGGGTGTGCTGATGTTCATCGCACAGGACATCGCAAAGATCTCGCACGGCCAGATGGTGAAGGCGATGCTGCCATTCTACATCCCCCTTTTCACGGCGGTGGTGCTGCTGGTTCTGTTCCCGCAGATCAGCCTTTTCATTCCCAACCTCGTGTTCGGAAACTGA
- a CDS encoding TRAP transporter small permease, giving the protein MKDQKPMDLVRPLRIAVGVLLTIVVGVTLLQIFLRYFFNAPLVWSEELAKLLIVWIAFIGAAAVCWDGRHLNVDVFYLMLPKRLRTIVRYINATLSIGFLAILGWTSVKLVILENMQDLSALPLPAGVVRLAATVGAALMIAAIIGRIVYVRPMHRQTDPAYGHEDPM; this is encoded by the coding sequence GTGAAAGACCAAAAACCAATGGACCTGGTGCGTCCGCTGAGGATTGCGGTTGGCGTCCTGCTCACCATCGTCGTGGGCGTGACGCTGCTTCAGATTTTCCTGCGATATTTCTTCAATGCACCACTCGTGTGGAGCGAGGAACTCGCGAAGCTTCTGATCGTCTGGATTGCCTTCATCGGAGCGGCGGCAGTTTGCTGGGACGGCAGGCATCTCAATGTCGATGTGTTTTATCTGATGTTGCCCAAACGGTTGCGCACGATCGTGCGGTACATCAATGCGACCCTCTCTATCGGTTTTCTTGCAATTCTAGGGTGGACCAGTGTGAAGCTGGTGATCCTTGAAAACATGCAGGACCTCTCCGCCCTGCCGCTTCCTGCGGGCGTGGTGCGACTGGCTGCAACTGTCGGCGCCGCGTTGATGATCGCAGCGATCATCGGACGCATCGTCTATGTCCGACCAATGCACCGCCAGACCGATCCGGCCTATGGCCATGAAGATCCCATGTAA